A stretch of Scheffersomyces stipitis CBS 6054 chromosome 2, complete sequence DNA encodes these proteins:
- a CDS encoding predicted protein, translating into MPISDLPVDILNRVIFLGSLEIQDIINLSLTCKSLSQSRNGYAWKTIYDHHWGNVLNDYELYSENYVPYTSWHDLSMQMFKKQKKLASRLSKYSPRGTTNIGVFLDKFANDNHYIPILQNLFEKLVDKSESEFVSLGGSIDISKLSLLVNLIKAQTVRIAIEHLTPISVCSEPSAFRVEAICFRIALLMGPNPNLVRNRTIKLQQIRNTLRRNLRPELELQKFKSFTLMNGMKEDILTFKDSRAFKLFVKRVIETCYSHFSIKTTTQMPHCPSDVDTYNPYDYFEDFNILSLYSDISKGSSFVVMAILGRVIEEFLSDFHIVINEKRVTNCRVTLTKSFIRIGDILCLLRPTYVSGRCYEIEVFTVKEFLSVLARMNRLNERNSYIDPVNEKYVVDYFKDMNVFHSLSNFYKENYSAELWLRPNSAFVSPDDFMFAKVLCHLIAGQYERESSEIDYVYDGKDLKQVLLKSNNFIHLNTIYQNFGKYQPSLVEHLKLSKGIPSSHFFAKGIDLLDNTDGVISFQKVRENTCPCLSSSILNGQAIFHSRTCEPAIILGSKQDEPDLLFTLLNNGHYSIYRSESVKLTRFPVGDITLFRQLLGAIRLDILGLLYFEGIELYGEFIRFYPIGY; encoded by the coding sequence ATGCCCATATCCGATCTACCGGTTGATATCCTCAACCGTGTGATCTTCTTGGGCTCCCTCGAAATCCAAGATATCATCAATTTGTCTCTCACCTGCAAATCGCTTTCTCAATCAAGAAATGGATATGCCTGGAAAACTATATACGACCACCACTGGGGAAATGTTCTAAACGATTACGAATTATATTCCGAGAACTATGTGCCCTACACGTCGTGGCATGACTTGTCAATGCAAATGTtcaagaagcaaaagaaatTGGCTTCAAGGTTGTCGAAGTATTCACCCCGAGGAACTACAAATATAGGCGTATTTCTCGATAAATTTGCCAACGACAATCATTACATTCCTATACTTCAAAACTTGTTTGAGAAACTTGTAGATAAATCAGAGTCTGAATTTGTCTCTTTGGGTGGATCCATAGATATCTCGAAACTATCGCTTCTTGTAAATTTGATAAAGGCACAAACTGTCCGTATAGCGATTGAGCACTTGACACCGATTTCCGTATGTTCCGAACCCAGTGCCTTTAGAGTTGAGGCTATATGTTTCAGAATTGCACTCTTAATGGGTCCCAATCCGAATTTGGTGAGAAACCGAACTATAAAATTGCAGCAGATCAGAAATACTCTCCGTCGGAACTTGCGACCTGAATTGGAGCTACagaaattcaaaagtttcACATTAATGAATGGCATGAAGGAGGACATCCTTACTTTCAAAGATAGCAGGGCATTTAAGCTATTTGTTAAAAGAGTAATCGAAACCTGCTACTCACATTTTTCCATAAAGACTACTACCCAAATGCCACATTGCCCATCAGACGTAGATACCTACAATCCGTACGATTAttttgaagacttcaacatcttgagCTTGTATTCAGATATCTCCAAAGGTTCCAGTTTCGTAGTAATGGCGATCCTTGGACGTGTGATAGAAGAATTCTTGTCAGACTTTCATATAGTCATTAACGAGAAGAGGGTCACCAACTGCCGTGTTACTTTAACAAAGAGTTTCATCCGCATTGGTGATATCCTATGTCTACTAAGACCTACCTACGTGTCCGGGAGATGCTATGAGATTGAGGTGTTCACTGTAAaagaatttcttctggttcttgcCAGAATGAATCGCCTTAATGAGAGGAACAGTTATATAGACCCTGTGAACGAGAAATACGTAGTCGACTATTTCAAGGACATGAACGTATTTCATTCATTGTCAaatttctacaaagaaAACTACTCAGCAGAACTATGGCTCAGGCCAAATAGTGCTTTTGTCAGTCCCGACGATTTCATGTTCGCAAAGGTACTTTGTCATTTGATTGCTGGACAATATGAACGTGAGAGTAGTGAGATCGACTATGTCTATGACGGAAAGGATCTCAAGCAAGTATTGCTAAAGTCTAACAATTTCATTCACTTGAACACAATATACCAAAACTTTGGCAAATACCAGCCTTCCCTAGTCGAGCACCTCAAGCTCTCTAAGGGGATACCTTCATCGCATTTTTTCGCCAAAGGAATCGACTTGTTAGACAATACTGACGGAGTCATATCCTTTCAAAAAGTAAGAGAGAATACCTGTCCTTGCTTATCGAGTAGTATCTTGAATGGACAAgctatttttcactccaGAACATGCGAACCTGCCATTATTTTAGGGAGTAAACAGGATGAGCCCGATTTGCTTTTCACGTTATTGAATAATGGACACTACAGTATTTATAGAAGCGAGTCGGTTAAGCTTACTCGTTTTCCTGTTGGAGATATCACTTTATTCAGGCAGTTACTTGGGGCAATCCGCTTAGATATTCTTGGATTGTTATACTTCGAAGGTATAGAACTTTATGGAGAATTCATCAGATTCTATCCCATTGGTTACTGA
- a CDS encoding predicted protein yields the protein MGKRKSGDKGSGGKSKKFKASGFIDPHTTGVYATCNRHKEQACRKELMNLFEEKIGEYFDLENGDNSEDEGQQDEDKELSIEEQIQKELEGLKEVKGTKKELLKPIELDCECLVFIKTRRPIDPEVLVERICQESYESKIKNTRYTQKLTPVTFSVSPTKEELKKLASRVLAPHFHKPEGQEPIKFAIQVSRRNFNAMPKDEIIKSIAESVGRDHGHSVDLKNYDKIILVECYKTSIGMSVANNYLKYDKFNLQQIFEKGVNKD from the coding sequence ATGGGCAAAAGAAAGTCCGGAGACAAGGGAAGCGGTGGAAAGagcaagaagttcaaaGCTAGCGGCTTCATCGACCCACATACTACTGGTGTATATGCTACATGCAACAGACACAAGGAACAAGCCTGTAGAAAAgagttgatgaacttgtttgaagagaagataGGCGAATATTTTGACTTAGAGAATGGAGACAACTCGGAGGATGAAGGGCAGCAAGACGAGGACAAAGAGCTTTCGATAGAAGAACAGATACAGAAGGAGTTGGAAGGATTGAAGGAAGTCAAAGGTACCAAGAAAGAGCTTCTCAAGCCTATCGAGTTAGACTGCGAATGTCTTGTCTTTATAAAAACCAGACGTCCTATTGATCCCGAAGTGTTGGTAGAACGCATATGTCAAGAGAGTTACGAATCAAAGATCAAGAATACGAGATACACCCAAAAACTTACACCGGTGACTTTTTCTGTGAGTCCTACGaaggaagagttgaagaaactagCCCTGAGAGTGCTTGCTCCACATTTCCATAAGCCCGAGGGCCAGGAACCTATCAAATTTGCTATTCAGGTGTCAAGACGTAACTTCAATGCCATGCCCAAGGATGAGATCATAAAGTCAATTGCAGAAAGTGTAGGTAGAGATCATGGCCACTCTgtagacttgaagaactacGATAAGATTATCTTGGTAGAATGCTACAAGACTTCCATTGGTATGAGTGTAGCCaacaactacttgaagtacGATAAGTTCAACTTGCAGCAGATCTTTGAAAAAGGTGTAAATAAGGAC
- a CDS encoding predicted protein (go_component proteasome core complex (sensu Eukaryota)~go_funtion endopeptidase activity~go_process ubiquitin-dependent protein catabolism), with amino-acid sequence MFRNNYDNDSVTYSPTGRLFQVEYALEAIKQGSAAVGLSSKNHVVLVALKRNAEELGSYQKKIIKVDTHMGIALAGLAPDARVLSNYLRKQAMSSRMIFNRPLSTSKAVLSIADKAQENTQSYGSRPYGVGLLVSGYDETGAHLYEFQPSGSVLEYYGAAIGARSQAARTYLERNLDTIRESDTVESLIVHGLNALRDTLSQDVELTFKNTSVSVVGKDIDFTIYDDEDVQQWLDKLDSVSNARNREEDDGADEEVAEETAATDEAVTSTTGTGAASTDAASGNDAPAPSTDDRMETDE; translated from the coding sequence ATGTTCAGAAACAACTACGACAACGACTCCGTAACATACTCTCCTACCGGCAGGTTGTTCCAGGTAGAATATGCCTTAGAGGCAATTAAACAGGGTAGTGCAGCTGTGGGACTCTCGTCGAAGAACCATGTTGTGTTGGTGGCATTGAAGCGTAATGCGGAGGAATTGGGTTCctaccagaagaagatcatcaagGTGGATACCCATATGGGAATTGCATTGGCTGGTTTGGCCCCTGATGCAAGAGTATTATCGAACTACTTGAGAAAGCAGGCCATGTCTTCTAGAATGATTTTCAACAGACCATTGCTGACTTCGAAAGCTGTTTTGTCAATTGCTGATAAGGCCCAGGAGAACACCCAGTCGTACGGATCTAGACCGTACGGAGTGGGGTTGTTGGTTTCAGGCTACGACGAGACCGGGGCACATCTTTATGAGTTCCAaccttctggatctgtgTTGGAATACTATGGAGCTGCCATTGGGGCAAGATCTCAAGCAGCCAGAACATATTTGGAAAGAAATTTGGACACCATCCGCGAAAGCGACACCGTAGAGCTGTTGATTGTACACGGATTGAACGCATTGAGAGACACTTTGTCGCAAGATGTGGAATTGACATTCAAGAATACATCTGTGAGTGTAGTCGGTAAGGACATAGACTTCACCATatatgatgatgaagacgtCCAACAATGgttggacaagttggacTCGGTGTCGAATGCAAGAAACAGAGAAGAGGACGACGGAGCCGATGAAGAGGTTGCCGAAGAAACCGCTGCTACCGATGAAGCTGTAACATCCACTACTGGTACTGGTGCAGCTTCTACCGACGCTGCTTCTGGAAACGATGCACCTGCTCCATCGACAGACGACAGAATGGAAACTGACGAATAA
- the SSC1.1 gene encoding Nuclear-encoded mitochondrial protein member of the heat shock protein 70 (HSP70) family translates to MLRTSLPRQISLASRIFQRKFHSVIGIDLGTTNSAVAIVEGGEAKILENEEGGRTTPSIVSFSKRGQDEEVLVGLAAKRQAAINPENTFFATKRLIGRKYEDDEVQRDLKNVPYKIFPHSNGDAWLSTTYGKQMSPPQISALILKKMKEVAESNLSKDKLPIKHAVVTVPAYFNDAQRSATKKSGKLVGLDVLRVVNEPTAAALAYGIDKKQSDGIVAVFDLGGGTFDISILDIEDGVFEVRATNGNTHLGGEDFDILLLNYILDTFKKENGGLDLSNDRFAVQRIREAAEKAKIELSHVKETEINIPFIVKDKHISIKLTEDELDQMSLHLINKTIDPVKRCIRDAELKIKDIDEVILVGGMTRMPKLRKVVEELFNKKPNTAVNPDEAVALGAAIQGAVLSGQIKDVILLDVTPLSLGIETYGGIFSPLIPRNSAVPVKKEQIFSTAVDGQTGVEIRVYQGERSLVKDNKLIGNFKLSNIPLGPKGTPQIAVNFQIDADGIINVTATDKTPYPKDSEFYNKPNTVSIQVSGETGLSEEEVKRILEESEKNKLLDEKLRKYYEHASRAEILCTDTDNALAQFGELMEQIERESISAKKDAIRVKINDIRENKILHDPVVLNEEVNAMQNECLQAIRKVAAKQQEQQKNV, encoded by the coding sequence atgCTCAGAACAAGTCTCCCAAGGCAGATCCTGCTAGCAAGTCGGATTTTTCAGCGGAAATTCCATTCAGTGATTGGTATAGACTTGGGAACTACCAATTCTGCTGTGGCAATTGTGGAAGGTGGAGAAgcaaagatcttggaaaacgaaGAGGGGGGAAGAACCACACCTTCTATAGTATCTTTCTCCAAGCGAGGACAAGATGAGGAAGTTCTAGTAGGATTAGCAGCTAAGAGGCAAGCAGCCATTAACCCGGAAAACACTTTTTTTGCCACCAAGAGACTCATTGGCCGTAAAtacgaagacgacgaagtCCAACGtgacttgaagaatgttCCCTATAAGATTTTCCCTCATTCTAATGGAGACGCCTGGTTAAGCACTACGTATGGGAAACAGATGTCTCCGCCTCAGATCAGTGCTttaatcttgaagaaaatgaaagagGTAGCGGAAAGCAATCTCAGCAAAGATAAGTTACCTATCAAGCATGCTGTAGTGACTGTGCCGGCATATTTCAACGATGCCCAGAGACTGGCTACCAAGAAGTCTGGCAAACTCGTAGGCTTAGACGTATTGCGCGTAGTAAATGAACCTACGGCTGCTGCTTTGGCTTACGGTATAGACAAGAAACAGAGCGACGGAATTGTTGCGGTGTTTGACTTAGGAGGAGGTACGTTTGATATCTCTATCTTGGACATAGAAGACGGCGTATTTGAAGTCAGAGCCACTAATGGAAACACCCATTTGGGAGGTGAGGACTTTGACATCCTTCTCTTGAACTATATCTTGGATACGTTTAAAAAAGAGAACGGCGGACTCGATTTGCTGAATGATAGGTTCGCTGTTCAGAGAATTAGAGAAGCAGCAGAAAAGGCCAAGATCGAGCTTTCTCATGtcaaagaaacagagaTCAACATTCCATTCATTGTCAAAGATAAACACATCAGTATCAAGTTGACCGAGGATGAGTTGGATCAAATGTCTTTGCATTTGATCAATAAAACCATCGATCCAGTCAAGAGATGTATTAGAGATGCCGAGTTGAAAATTAAGGATATCGACGAGGTTATTTTGGTTGGTGGAATGACCAGAATGCCAAAATTGAGAAAGGTTGTAGAagagttgttcaataaGAAGCCCAACACGGCTGTAAATCCAGACGAAGCAGTTGCTCTTGGTGCGGCTATCCAAGGTGCTGTTTTGTCTGGTCAGATAAAGGATGTGATCTTATTGGATGTGACTCCCTTGTCTTTAGGTATAGAAACTTACGGTGGTATTTTCAGTCCATTAATTCCCAGAAACTCGGCGGTGCCtgtaaagaaagaacagaTATTTTCGACTGCTGTAGACGGACAAACTGGTGTGGAAATTAGAGTATACCAGGGCGAAAGATCTCTTGTCaaagacaacaaattgataGGAAACTTCAAATTATCCAATATTCCTCTTGGGCCCAAGGGTACTCCACAAATAGCCGTCAACTTTCAAATTGATGCTGATGGAATCATCAATGTAACAGCCACTGATAAGACACCATATCCCAAAGACCTGGAGTTCTATAATAAGCCTAACACTGTTTCCATCCAGGTTTCAGGCGAAACCGgactttcagaagaagaagtaaagCGTATTCTAGAGGAAAGCGAGAAGaacaaacttcttgacgaaAAGCTTCGGAAATACTACGAACATGCTTCAAGAGCTGAAATATTATGCACCGACACAGACAATGCGCTTGCCCAATTTGGAGAATTGATGGAACAGATAGAAAGAGAGTCGATATCGGCTAAGAAAGATGCCATCAGAGTCAAGATCAATGATATCAGAGAGAATAAAATTCTTCACGACCCTGTTGTTCTCAATGAAGAGGTCAATGCCATGCAAAACGAATGTCTCCAGGCAATTAGAAAAGTAGCTGCCAAGCAACAGGAACAGCAGAAGAATGTATAA